AAGTGCTTGAGATGACCGTAAATGAAGCATGTGGATTTTTTAAGGATGTTCCAAAAATATATCAGATTTTATATTTACTTGATAAAGTTGGTATGGGATATATCAAACTGGGACAAAAGACAACCACTATATCTGGAGGAGAAGCCCAGAGAATTAAATTAGCAAAAGAATTAGGAAAAAGCAGAAATAAAGATAATATCTATATATTGGATGAACCTACTGTCGGTTTATCACTGAAAGACTCTGAACATCTTATTTATTTGTTGAGAGAAATTTGTTATGCCGGTAATACAGTTATTATTACGGAGCATGATATCGATGTTTTATCCTGCTGTGATTATCTTTTTGAGCTGGGACCCAAAGGCGGAAATGAAGGCGGTTATTTAATTGCGGAAGGAACTCCGAAATCATTAAAAGAGAATTCAAATTCTATTATTGGCGGATATCTAAAGTAAAAAAGTAATGGAGTACAGGTAAATATGTTTGAACTGCCAGAAGGCAAATTGTTGGAAAACGGATTGGATGAGAATCTTATTTATTCAATTGATGATTTCATACAAGCCCGCAAATATCGATTGATGAGAAGTGTTCTTATAATAAAAAATCAAAAAATAGTGTATGAATGGTACGGTGAAAAATGTAATAGAGAAACAAAGCATGCATTACATTCAATAGAAAAAAGTGTCACATCGACAGCCATAGGAATATGTCTTAAAAATAATTTGATTGAAAGCCTCAATATTCCAGTTACTCAGATTTTGCCGGAGTATTTTAATGATGAGGCAAATGTATTTCATAAATTGATTACCTTAAAAACATTACTGACAATGACATCCGGATTTTATTGGAGAAATGGACCTCACTTGAATGACCCGATGCGTGAGCAGTTAAAACGTTCAAAAGACTGGCTGCAAGCAATTGCGGATTTGAATATTGTGGATACACCGAATACAGTCTTTAAATATAAGGTGACAGATATTTATTTGTTGAATGCCTGTATTGAAAGATTAACCGGGAAAACGGTATACGATATATTAAATGAATATATGTTTCCGTATGCTGGAATTGACTGTGACCCTTTTATTATGACGCCGTCCAGTATCTGCATTGAGCTATCTGCAATCGACCTTGCGAAGTTTGGTCTTCTTTATTTGAATCATGGAAAGTTAAACAACGCTCAGATTATTACGGCTGAATATGTAGATGAAGCTACAAGCTCACATATTGAAAATTATGGTTATTACTGGTGGATCAATGAGGACGGCAGCGGCTACAGGGGACTAGGTCGTGGTGGTCAGGAACTGCATGTTTATCCTGAGCATGATATGGTTGTTGTGTTGCAGGCACAGGATTCACCCAGATCGAAATTCTATACTCCGATTATTACAGATGTAATCTTAAAAGCTTTGAAGTAATATAAATGAGAGGATGGATTTATAGGAAATGAATTTTAATCCAAGTGAAGAAGAAATCAAATTTGTAGATGACGCGCTGGGAAAGTTCAATGATGAAAAGGTTGGACCGGATAATCATGTTCTTCTGAATATCGTTGAATATGATGAAAACAAAAAGGTAATTGCCGGAATCCTTGGCGGTACATACTGGGGCTGGATGCATATCGATATTCTTTGGGTTGATGAAAAATATCGTAAACAGGGCCTTGGATCAAAACTGCTTGAAGCTGCAGAATCAGAAGCCAAAAAGAGAGGCTGCCATTCTGTTCATGTTGATACCATGACCTGGCAGGCTCCTGAGTTTTACAAAAAGCACGGCTACAAAATTATTGGTGAACTGAACAACATTCCTGATGGAAATAAGAAGTTTCATTTGATTAAAGATTTATAATTAAACAATAATTCCGCCATGGAAATGTAATTCGTAAATCCTGGTATCCAGATAGAAGATATCTTCGTAGCCCTGGAACCAGGTAAAGTCGCCGTTGGTCTGGCAGTGGTAGGTGTAGTCGCCCTGCCGGAAAATGTCCGGACCACCACGGTATGGCTTATCAGCCGGAACTTCAAAAAGTGCCGCCTTTAGAAAATCTCCAGAGAAGGGCTCGCCTGTTACACGGCCGTAGTAATTCATGGACCAGAGCGGGGTACCGTTGCGCCAGATAGCTTCTTCACCAGCGAAGTCTTTTCCACCAAGATAATGTTCTACAAATCCAATAATTACAATTGAAAATAAACAAATTACCCTTTATGCTTAGATTATTGGAGCTCAACATCAGAAAAATCAGAAGGAAAAAAAGTATGAAAAAGTTCGGAAGTGCTATCAGCTATTTGACGGTTGACCTCATCAAAATCTGGAAAAATAGTAATGAAAATAATTTTGCAGAAAACAGAGATAAATATCTGGCTGTAGAAAATCCGCCTGAAGTCTGCTATTACCGTCAGCTGGATTACACCCGCATGCAAAAAATCATTAACTTTCTTGACCACTACATTGACAGTGTAACGCCCGAGAACGAAATGAAGATGGAAATCTACTTCAATCAAAACGAGCCGGCCTTTATTGACGATGAAGTTAATACCAGACTCTTCAACTTTTCCTATGCCGACAAGGTTTACGCTTTTGCCCGAGAAAACAAGCTGAGCATCAAGATTCACACAATTGTATGGTACAGGCATACTCCAAAACAGTTAACCGATTATCTGGAAAATCGAAGCGCAGAGGACAAAAAACGGTTGACATTTAAATTCATCAAAACCTATATACAGTGCTTAAAAGAACGTTATCCAGATGCCTACAGCATGGAACTGATTAATGAGATTGCCGCAGATCCGGCTGAAATCAGAGCTCTCAAGGAAGAAGGTCAGCCCCTTTATGATTTTGATGATGAGGGTGTGCGAATCGACGAATGGTATAAACTGATGGGAAAGCATTATTACATTGAGCTTTTCCGCATGGCAAGAGAGATTTTTGGCGACAAGATTAAACTGCTTTATAATGATAATAATGAAGGCAACAGAGAAAAACAAATCATTTTCAAAACTGTGATAGAGAATATCAAACAGTATGAAAAGGAACATGACCTGAAGTTGATTGACGGCTTTGGAATGCAGTGTCATTTCTGGGGTTCGAAAGACGAAGACCGGACTTTTATGGAAGAAATGTTCGAACAATGTTCACGTTTTGGGGTGGAACTTCAGGTTACAGAGTTTGATGTAAGCAATCACAGCACAAAAGAAATTCAGCAATCGATTTTTAATAATTTTGCGGAAGTTGCGCAGAAGCATGGTATTGAAGTTTTCACCACCTGGGGACTGAATGATATTGTTTCCTGGCTGCATGAGGAAGAAACTTCGCTGGTTGATTCCAACTGTGATTTGAAACCATTTACTATGAAGTATATTAAGGCTTTTTCAAGGTGCTTTGAAAATGCAAGTCGGGAAAAGATGAAATATAAATCAAAGGATTTAACAATGTAATTACTTGAACAGG
The Treponema bryantii DNA segment above includes these coding regions:
- a CDS encoding serine hydrolase encodes the protein MFELPEGKLLENGLDENLIYSIDDFIQARKYRLMRSVLIIKNQKIVYEWYGEKCNRETKHALHSIEKSVTSTAIGICLKNNLIESLNIPVTQILPEYFNDEANVFHKLITLKTLLTMTSGFYWRNGPHLNDPMREQLKRSKDWLQAIADLNIVDTPNTVFKYKVTDIYLLNACIERLTGKTVYDILNEYMFPYAGIDCDPFIMTPSSICIELSAIDLAKFGLLYLNHGKLNNAQIITAEYVDEATSSHIENYGYYWWINEDGSGYRGLGRGGQELHVYPEHDMVVVLQAQDSPRSKFYTPIITDVILKALK
- a CDS encoding GNAT family N-acetyltransferase, which gives rise to MNFNPSEEEIKFVDDALGKFNDEKVGPDNHVLLNIVEYDENKKVIAGILGGTYWGWMHIDILWVDEKYRKQGLGSKLLEAAESEAKKRGCHSVHVDTMTWQAPEFYKKHGYKIIGELNNIPDGNKKFHLIKDL
- a CDS encoding DUF5680 domain-containing protein encodes the protein MCLFSIVIIGFVEHYLGGKDFAGEEAIWRNGTPLWSMNYYGRVTGEPFSGDFLKAALFEVPADKPYRGGPDIFRQGDYTYHCQTNGDFTWFQGYEDIFYLDTRIYELHFHGGIIV
- a CDS encoding endo-1,4-beta-xylanase codes for the protein MKKFGSAISYLTVDLIKIWKNSNENNFAENRDKYLAVENPPEVCYYRQLDYTRMQKIINFLDHYIDSVTPENEMKMEIYFNQNEPAFIDDEVNTRLFNFSYADKVYAFARENKLSIKIHTIVWYRHTPKQLTDYLENRSAEDKKRLTFKFIKTYIQCLKERYPDAYSMELINEIAADPAEIRALKEEGQPLYDFDDEGVRIDEWYKLMGKHYYIELFRMAREIFGDKIKLLYNDNNEGNREKQIIFKTVIENIKQYEKEHDLKLIDGFGMQCHFWGSKDEDRTFMEEMFEQCSRFGVELQVTEFDVSNHSTKEIQQSIFNNFAEVAQKHGIEVFTTWGLNDIVSWLHEEETSLVDSNCDLKPFTMKYIKAFSRCFENASREKMKYKSKDLTM